Proteins found in one Sphingobium sp. V4 genomic segment:
- a CDS encoding accessory factor UbiK family protein, giving the protein MQSENRFFDDLAKLVNGAAGTVAGMTREFESNARERAKEWIGGMEFVSREEFDAVKAMAAAAREEVELLKARLDALEGKAGEPVAKGARTAKPAPGDAG; this is encoded by the coding sequence ATGCAGAGCGAGAACCGCTTTTTCGACGATCTGGCCAAGCTGGTGAACGGCGCCGCCGGCACGGTGGCGGGCATGACGCGCGAGTTCGAATCCAACGCGCGCGAGCGGGCGAAGGAATGGATCGGCGGCATGGAATTCGTGTCGCGCGAGGAATTCGACGCGGTCAAGGCGATGGCCGCCGCAGCGCGGGAGGAGGTCGAACTGCTCAAGGCCCGGCTCGACGCGCTGGAAGGCAAGGCGGGCGAACCTGTCGCCAAAGGCGCCAGGACGGCCAAGCCCGCGCCGGGTGACGCAGGCTGA
- a CDS encoding TspO/MBR family protein codes for MNQIASQGQLRLAYLRWALVTVPAIVFLGFLSGRLANSGYGNRWFDALEKPVLMPPGWAFGVAWTILYILMALAFAIVLDARRARGRGAAIALFLVQLLMNLAWSPLFFRWHQVGGSLALLLALILVVAATIALFWRIRRFAGLLLLPYLCWLAFASFLNYEIGRLNPEAETLVAPALKTQI; via the coding sequence ATGAACCAGATTGCGTCCCAGGGTCAGTTGCGTCTCGCCTATCTGCGCTGGGCGCTGGTGACGGTGCCCGCCATCGTCTTTCTGGGCTTCCTGTCGGGCAGGCTCGCCAATAGCGGCTATGGCAATCGCTGGTTCGACGCGCTGGAAAAGCCCGTGCTGATGCCGCCCGGCTGGGCCTTCGGCGTCGCGTGGACCATCCTCTACATCCTGATGGCGCTGGCCTTCGCGATCGTGCTGGACGCACGCAGGGCAAGGGGGCGGGGCGCCGCGATCGCGCTGTTCCTGGTCCAGTTGCTGATGAACCTCGCCTGGTCGCCGCTTTTCTTTCGTTGGCACCAGGTCGGCGGCTCGCTGGCGTTGCTGCTGGCCCTCATCCTCGTCGTGGCCGCAACGATCGCGCTGTTCTGGCGCATCCGGCGCTTCGCGGGCCTGTTGCTGCTGCCCTATCTCTGCTGGCTGGCTTTCGCCTCCTTCCTCAATTATGAGATCGGCCGCCTGAACCCTGAGGCCGAGACCCTTGTCGCTCCGGCGCTCAAGACCCAGATATGA
- a CDS encoding efflux RND transporter permease subunit, giving the protein MQLSDLSVRRPVFAAVVAVLLCIVGVVGYISLSVREYPDTDPPIVSVETSYTGAAASVVETRITQLIEDAVAGVQGIQTITSTSQDGTSNINIEFDPSRDIDSAANDVRDRVGSVTEDLPEDALAPEIRKVDSDARAILFIAFSRPGWSPIQISDYLDRNVVDRFAAIDGVARANISGEARPSTRVWFNAERLAAFGLTPADVETALRSQNVELPAGRFESRDQNQTLRVERPFATPDQFAQLVVGRGTDGYQVKLGDVARIEEAAENPYSSFRSNQGTAIGIGIIRQSGANTLDVAQKAKALIAELKPTLPQGMRVAIGTDESLFIERAIDNVYDTLIEAALLVILVIFLFLGSVRATIIPAITVPICLLATCAVMWLLGLSINLLTLLAFVLAIGLVVDDAIVVLENVYHRIEQGEDPLVAAYLGTRQVGFAIISTTLVVCAVFVPVMFLAGQTGLLFRELAIAMIAAIAFSGFISLSLAPMLCSKLLRTAERGRLARWVDARFQRLEDGYARWLDAVLRRPLLPLAGVLIFLAIGGFFFTRLPSELAPAEDTGVVEAQISAPEGTGFNRMMAYMRKIEDDLAYLRKDGTLQNLVIRTPAGFGATDDFNGGNIIAFLRPWEDRTITTAQVATVINKVIADQPGVRGNAAPRSGLGRGRGLPVNIVLAGSTYEGLVAARNRIVMAAADYPGLINLDSDYKESKPQMRIETNLARAGDLGVSVDDVSQALQSLLGSRRVGTYVDRGEEYRVLVQAEDEGRETLADLERIHVRSRTGVLVPLSTLVTVKEVAGPRQLNRYNKLRAITLTAALAPGTSLGEALGWLEEQARQSPEVLALGYRGESQSLRETGSAIWLVFGLTIVIVFLLLAAQFESFIHPGVIIATVPLAVAGGVIGLAITGGTINLYSQIGIVMLVGLAAKNGILIVEFANQLRDEGLEIAQAIREAATRRLRPILMTSIATVIGAVPLVIRGGAGAAARHSIGVVVVFGVSLATLITLFLIPIFYSRVAKRTVSPQTVSRKLESALKDSPEPAE; this is encoded by the coding sequence ATGCAACTGTCCGACCTGTCCGTCCGCCGCCCGGTCTTCGCCGCCGTGGTCGCGGTGCTGCTCTGCATCGTCGGCGTCGTCGGTTACATCAGCCTGTCGGTGCGCGAATATCCCGACACCGATCCACCGATCGTGTCAGTCGAAACCAGCTATACCGGCGCGGCGGCATCGGTGGTTGAAACCCGCATCACCCAGTTGATCGAGGATGCGGTGGCCGGGGTGCAGGGCATCCAGACGATCACCTCGACCTCGCAGGACGGCACGTCCAACATCAATATCGAATTCGACCCCTCGCGCGACATAGACAGCGCCGCCAACGACGTGCGCGACCGCGTGGGATCGGTGACGGAGGATTTGCCGGAGGACGCTCTGGCGCCCGAAATCCGCAAGGTGGATTCGGACGCGCGCGCCATCCTCTTCATCGCCTTCTCGCGGCCCGGTTGGTCGCCCATCCAGATCAGCGACTATCTCGACCGCAACGTCGTCGATCGCTTCGCCGCGATCGATGGAGTCGCCCGCGCCAATATCAGCGGGGAAGCGCGCCCTTCGACCAGGGTCTGGTTCAACGCCGAACGGCTCGCCGCCTTCGGACTGACGCCGGCCGATGTCGAAACGGCGCTGCGCAGCCAGAATGTCGAATTGCCGGCCGGCCGCTTCGAATCGCGGGACCAGAACCAGACCCTGCGCGTCGAACGCCCCTTCGCCACGCCCGACCAGTTCGCGCAACTTGTCGTCGGCCGCGGGACGGACGGCTATCAGGTAAAGCTCGGCGACGTCGCCCGGATCGAGGAAGCCGCGGAAAATCCCTACAGCAGCTTCCGCTCCAACCAGGGGACGGCGATCGGCATCGGCATCATCCGCCAGTCGGGCGCGAACACGCTCGATGTCGCGCAAAAGGCCAAGGCGCTGATCGCGGAACTGAAGCCCACCTTGCCGCAGGGGATGCGGGTCGCCATCGGCACCGACGAATCCCTCTTCATCGAACGCGCGATCGACAATGTCTACGACACGCTGATCGAAGCGGCGCTGCTCGTCATCCTCGTCATCTTCCTGTTCCTCGGCTCGGTGCGCGCCACCATCATCCCGGCCATCACCGTGCCCATCTGCCTGCTCGCCACCTGCGCGGTGATGTGGTTGCTCGGCCTGTCGATCAATCTGCTGACCCTGCTCGCCTTCGTGCTGGCGATCGGGCTGGTGGTCGATGACGCGATCGTCGTGCTGGAAAATGTCTATCACCGCATCGAACAGGGCGAAGACCCGCTGGTCGCCGCCTATCTCGGCACCCGGCAGGTGGGCTTTGCGATCATCTCCACCACGCTCGTCGTCTGCGCCGTGTTCGTGCCGGTCATGTTCCTCGCCGGCCAGACCGGGCTTCTGTTCCGCGAACTCGCCATCGCGATGATCGCGGCGATCGCCTTCTCCGGCTTCATCTCGCTCAGCCTCGCGCCGATGCTCTGTTCCAAGTTGCTCAGGACCGCCGAGCGCGGCCGGCTGGCGCGTTGGGTCGATGCCCGCTTCCAGCGACTGGAGGACGGCTATGCCCGCTGGCTCGACGCAGTGTTGCGCCGGCCGCTGCTGCCGCTGGCCGGCGTGCTGATCTTCCTTGCGATCGGCGGTTTCTTCTTCACCCGCCTGCCCAGCGAACTCGCCCCGGCCGAAGATACGGGCGTGGTCGAAGCCCAGATCAGCGCACCCGAAGGCACCGGCTTCAATCGCATGATGGCCTATATGCGCAAGATCGAGGATGACCTCGCCTATCTGCGCAAGGATGGCACGCTTCAGAACCTGGTCATCCGCACGCCCGCCGGCTTTGGCGCGACCGACGATTTCAACGGCGGCAACATCATCGCTTTCCTGCGTCCGTGGGAGGATCGTACCATCACCACCGCGCAGGTCGCGACCGTCATCAACAAGGTGATCGCCGACCAGCCCGGCGTGCGCGGCAATGCCGCACCGCGATCGGGGCTGGGGCGCGGGCGTGGCCTGCCGGTCAATATCGTGCTGGCCGGATCCACCTATGAAGGCCTGGTGGCCGCTCGAAACCGCATCGTCATGGCAGCTGCGGACTATCCCGGACTCATCAACCTCGACAGCGATTACAAGGAAAGCAAGCCGCAGATGCGGATCGAAACCAACCTCGCCCGCGCCGGCGACCTGGGGGTTTCGGTCGATGATGTCAGCCAGGCGCTGCAAAGCCTGCTGGGGTCGCGCCGGGTTGGCACCTATGTCGACCGGGGCGAGGAATATCGCGTGCTGGTCCAGGCGGAGGATGAAGGGCGCGAGACGCTGGCGGATCTGGAGCGCATCCATGTGCGGTCGCGCACCGGCGTTCTGGTGCCGCTGTCGACGCTGGTCACGGTCAAGGAAGTGGCGGGGCCGCGCCAGCTCAACCGCTACAACAAGCTGCGCGCTATCACCCTGACGGCGGCGCTGGCGCCGGGTACTTCGCTCGGCGAAGCGCTCGGCTGGCTGGAGGAGCAGGCGCGCCAGTCGCCCGAAGTGCTGGCGCTGGGCTATCGCGGCGAAAGCCAGTCGCTGCGCGAGACGGGCAGCGCGATCTGGCTCGTGTTCGGCCTTACCATCGTCATTGTCTTCCTGCTGCTGGCGGCCCAGTTCGAAAGCTTCATCCATCCCGGCGTCATCATCGCCACCGTGCCGCTGGCGGTGGCCGGCGGCGTCATCGGGCTGGCTATCACCGGCGGGACCATCAATCTCTACAGCCAGATCGGCATAGTCATGCTGGTCGGGCTGGCGGCCAAGAACGGCATCCTGATCGTCGAATTCGCCAACCAGCTGCGCGACGAGGGGCTGGAGATCGCGCAGGCCATTCGCGAGGCCGCGACGCGCCGCCTGCGGCCGATCCTGATGACCTCGATCGCGACTGTGATCGGCGCGGTGCCGCTGGTCATCCGGGGCGGGGCAGGGGCGGCGGCACGCCATTCGATCGGCGTGGTCGTGGTGTTCGGCGTCAGCCTGGCGACGCTCATCACCCTGTTCCTGATCCCGATCTTCTATTCCCGCGTTGCCAAGCGCACGGTTTCTCCGCAAACCGTTAGCCGCAAGCTGGAATCGGCGCTCAAGGATTCGCCCGAACCAGCCGAGTGA
- a CDS encoding efflux RND transporter periplasmic adaptor subunit, with amino-acid sequence MRPFLPIILTALCLAGCNGEKQQKPRAVPLVEAGPIARVSFTDTLEAVGTALANEQVVLSAPVTERITALNFADGGFVAKGQVIATLAVGQERAELASAEATALQASQQLQRIQALKARGFATGATLDQQTALANSARANADLARASIGDRVIRAPFAGWVSLRTVSPGAIVTAGTAIATVSDISRIKLDFTIPETRLSLLREGMPIKAVSAAWPDRPFAGMIATIDPVIDPATRAIRVRAILPNPDHALKPGMLLTVSVLASQRQSLAVPELAVVGDGDERFVFVLEDRTAKRVKVDTGIRQNGLVEITGGLKAGQKVVTEGVVKLTDGVTVRLAGDKPGPAKAAG; translated from the coding sequence ATGCGCCCGTTTCTGCCTATCATTCTCACAGCCCTTTGCCTCGCCGGTTGCAATGGCGAAAAACAGCAGAAACCGCGCGCCGTGCCGCTGGTGGAGGCTGGTCCGATCGCGCGGGTCAGCTTCACCGACACGCTCGAAGCGGTGGGCACCGCGCTGGCCAATGAACAGGTGGTGCTGTCCGCGCCGGTGACGGAGCGGATCACCGCCCTCAACTTCGCGGATGGCGGCTTCGTGGCGAAGGGGCAGGTGATCGCGACCCTCGCCGTGGGGCAGGAAAGGGCCGAACTCGCCTCGGCCGAGGCGACCGCGCTTCAGGCGAGCCAGCAGCTCCAGCGCATCCAGGCGTTGAAGGCGCGCGGCTTCGCCACCGGGGCGACGCTCGACCAGCAGACCGCGCTTGCCAACTCCGCCCGCGCCAATGCCGACCTGGCCCGCGCCTCGATCGGCGACCGCGTCATCCGCGCGCCCTTCGCCGGCTGGGTCAGCCTGCGCACCGTATCGCCCGGCGCGATCGTCACCGCCGGCACCGCGATCGCCACGGTCAGCGACATCAGCCGCATCAAGCTGGACTTCACCATTCCCGAAACCCGGCTGTCGCTGCTCCGGGAAGGGATGCCGATCAAGGCGGTCTCCGCCGCATGGCCCGATCGGCCCTTTGCCGGCATGATCGCCACCATCGACCCGGTGATCGATCCCGCCACCCGCGCCATCCGGGTGCGCGCCATCCTGCCCAATCCCGATCATGCGCTGAAGCCGGGCATGTTGCTGACCGTCAGCGTCCTCGCCAGCCAGCGCCAGTCGCTCGCGGTGCCCGAACTGGCCGTTGTCGGCGATGGCGATGAGCGTTTCGTGTTCGTGCTGGAGGATCGCACCGCAAAGCGCGTGAAGGTCGACACCGGCATCCGCCAGAACGGCCTCGTCGAAATCACCGGGGGGCTGAAGGCCGGGCAGAAGGTCGTGACCGAAGGCGTGGTCAAGCTGACCGACGGGGTGACGGTGCGGCTGGCCGGCGACAAGCCCGGTCCCGCCAAGGCAGCGGGCTGA
- a CDS encoding TlyA family RNA methyltransferase — translation MAKIRADQLLVDSGLAESRARAQALILAGLVYLGDRKIEKAGQQVPEGTDLDVRGRDHPWVSRGGIKLAHGLEQFAIDVTGMVAIDVGSSTGGFTDVLLTHGAAKVYAVDSGTNQLAWKLRSDDRVIVHEQTSARILTDAHIAGPVDIIVCDASFISLAKVLERPMTFARAGAHLLALVKPQFEARREEVGKNGVVRDPAVHERVCAEVRDWVSSQGWTVEGVTQSPITGPQGNVEFLIHARLGG, via the coding sequence ATGGCCAAGATCCGCGCCGACCAGTTGCTCGTCGACAGCGGCCTCGCCGAAAGCCGCGCCCGCGCCCAGGCGCTCATCCTCGCCGGCCTCGTCTATCTCGGCGACCGGAAGATCGAGAAGGCGGGGCAGCAGGTGCCCGAGGGAACGGACCTCGACGTGCGCGGCCGCGATCATCCCTGGGTGTCGCGCGGGGGCATCAAGCTGGCCCATGGGCTGGAGCAATTCGCGATCGACGTGACCGGCATGGTGGCGATCGACGTCGGCTCCTCGACCGGCGGCTTCACCGACGTGCTGCTGACCCACGGCGCCGCGAAGGTCTATGCGGTCGATAGCGGCACCAACCAGCTCGCCTGGAAACTGCGCTCCGACGACCGCGTCATCGTCCATGAACAGACCAGCGCCCGCATCCTGACCGATGCCCACATCGCCGGGCCGGTCGACATCATCGTGTGCGACGCCAGCTTCATCAGCCTGGCCAAGGTGCTGGAGCGGCCGATGACATTCGCCCGCGCCGGCGCCCATCTGCTCGCGCTCGTCAAGCCGCAGTTCGAGGCACGGCGCGAGGAGGTGGGCAAGAATGGCGTGGTGCGCGATCCCGCCGTCCATGAACGGGTCTGCGCGGAGGTGCGGGACTGGGTGAGCAGTCAGGGCTGGACCGTCGAAGGCGTGACGCAAAGCCCGATCACCGGGCCGCAGGGCAATGTCGAATTTCTTATCCATGCCCGGCTTGGTGGATAA
- a CDS encoding protein-disulfide reductase DsbD domain-containing protein, with the protein MRIFQVILMTLALLASLPAAHAQGAFGGGKAHIAARLVAESAAPAPGAGTTIAFAMTPEAGWHGYWENPGDAGLGMTVEWTLPKGVSIGRLRYPVPETLVISGLMNHVYEGPYAVLATLKVAAGIAPGTRLPVRARAQWLACTDKVCVPESGELTLDLVAGDGMVAASDRTRFDGWRIHLPRPLGSEATYEVKDGRVRLSVPFPASARASDIHLFPLAEGLARYAAPQTVTRDGDRLLIETDAAEGGKGGMVQAVLRTGDHVGFLLTARPGHVAGASGGQAIGGQAGAILAALGGALLGGLLLNIMPCVFPILGLKAMKLAKAGGDERTVRREALAYTAGIILTCLALGALLLALRAAGGAVGWAFQLQDPRIILALLLLVTAIAFNLAGLFDLGAYGGSDRLAGKGGLAGSFWTGALVAFVATPCTGPFMAAAMGAALLLPLPAALAIFVGLGLGLALPFLLLAYLPALRNRLPRPGAWMGRVQKMLAVPMFLTALGLAWLLGQQRGVPGMTIGLAAALLLALLLWWLGGRQRLGKGGGLVAALAAAALLASGSLALPSRAPVVAEKSETSVQFGVQKLAELRAANKPVFLYFTADWCLTCKANEAAAIDRAETRAAFEQAGVTVMVGDWTNADPAITRFLESQGRSGVPLYLWYAPGREALTLPQLLTPATLTDLVR; encoded by the coding sequence ATGCGGATTTTTCAAGTCATATTGATGACGCTTGCCCTGCTGGCGAGCCTGCCCGCCGCGCACGCGCAGGGTGCGTTCGGGGGCGGCAAGGCGCATATCGCCGCGCGACTGGTCGCCGAAAGCGCCGCGCCCGCGCCCGGCGCGGGCACGACCATCGCCTTCGCCATGACGCCGGAGGCGGGATGGCACGGCTATTGGGAAAATCCCGGCGACGCGGGCCTCGGCATGACCGTCGAATGGACCCTGCCCAAGGGCGTCAGCATCGGGCGGTTGCGCTATCCGGTGCCGGAAACCCTGGTCATCTCGGGCCTGATGAACCATGTCTATGAAGGCCCCTATGCGGTGCTCGCGACGCTCAAGGTCGCGGCCGGCATCGCGCCCGGCACGCGGCTGCCGGTCCGGGCCAGGGCGCAATGGCTGGCCTGCACCGACAAGGTGTGCGTGCCCGAAAGCGGAGAACTGACGCTCGATCTGGTCGCGGGGGACGGGATGGTCGCGGCATCGGATCGCACGCGCTTCGACGGCTGGCGCATCCATCTGCCCCGGCCGCTGGGGTCAGAGGCGACCTATGAGGTGAAGGACGGCAGGGTGCGCCTGTCGGTGCCCTTCCCGGCGAGCGCGAGGGCGAGCGACATCCACCTCTTTCCGCTGGCCGAAGGGCTGGCCCGCTACGCCGCGCCGCAGACGGTGACGCGCGACGGCGACCGGCTGCTGATCGAAACGGACGCGGCCGAAGGCGGGAAGGGCGGCATGGTGCAGGCCGTTCTGCGCACCGGCGACCATGTCGGCTTCCTCCTGACCGCCCGGCCCGGACATGTGGCGGGGGCGAGCGGCGGACAGGCCATTGGCGGACAGGCGGGCGCGATCCTTGCCGCGCTGGGCGGGGCGCTGCTGGGTGGGCTGTTGCTTAACATCATGCCCTGCGTCTTCCCGATTCTGGGCCTCAAGGCGATGAAGCTGGCCAAGGCGGGCGGGGACGAACGCACGGTGCGGCGCGAGGCGCTGGCCTACACCGCCGGCATCATCCTCACCTGCCTCGCGCTGGGCGCGCTCCTGCTGGCGCTGCGCGCGGCAGGCGGGGCGGTCGGCTGGGCGTTCCAGTTGCAGGATCCGCGCATCATCCTCGCGCTGCTGCTGCTGGTGACGGCGATCGCCTTCAATCTGGCGGGCCTGTTCGACCTTGGCGCCTATGGCGGGAGCGATCGCCTCGCGGGGAAGGGCGGTCTTGCCGGTTCCTTCTGGACCGGGGCGCTGGTCGCCTTCGTCGCAACCCCCTGCACCGGGCCGTTCATGGCGGCGGCGATGGGGGCGGCGCTGCTGCTGCCCTTGCCCGCCGCGCTCGCCATATTCGTCGGCCTGGGGCTGGGTCTTGCGCTGCCCTTCCTGCTGCTCGCCTATCTCCCGGCCCTCCGCAATCGTTTGCCAAGGCCGGGTGCCTGGATGGGGCGCGTCCAGAAGATGCTTGCCGTTCCGATGTTCCTGACCGCGCTGGGCCTTGCCTGGTTGCTGGGGCAGCAACGCGGCGTGCCGGGCATGACGATCGGCCTTGCTGCGGCCTTGCTGCTGGCCCTGCTCCTCTGGTGGCTCGGCGGTCGGCAGCGGCTCGGCAAGGGCGGCGGGCTGGTCGCCGCGCTGGCGGCCGCGGCGCTGTTGGCCAGCGGCAGCCTCGCCTTGCCGAGCCGCGCCCCGGTCGTCGCCGAAAAGAGCGAAACTAGTGTCCAGTTCGGTGTCCAGAAACTGGCCGAGCTGCGCGCCGCCAACAAGCCGGTCTTCCTCTATTTCACCGCCGACTGGTGCCTGACCTGCAAGGCGAACGAGGCCGCCGCCATCGACCGCGCCGAAACCCGCGCCGCCTTCGAACAGGCCGGCGTCACGGTGATGGTCGGCGACTGGACCAACGCCGATCCCGCCATCACCCGCTTCCTGGAAAGCCAGGGCCGCTCGGGCGTTCCGCTCTACCTTTGGTATGCGCCGGGCAGGGAGGCCCTGACATTGCCGCAATTGCTGACTCCCGCCACGCTGACGGATCTGGTGCGCTGA
- a CDS encoding alkaline phosphatase family protein, with protein MFKRVAAALLLASAMPVMAQTPAPAPVAATVAPVAAPKLIVAISIDQFSADLFSEYRQYYSAGLKRLTQGAVFPRGYQSHAATETCPGHSTILTGSRPARTGIIANSWFDLGTGREDKAIYCAEDESAPGSNSDAYVASPVHLKVPTLGGRMKAANPATRVVSVAGKDRAAIMMGGPTADQVWWLGGAQGYVSYKGVPTPPLVAKVNQVFAQRLAQPNPGFELPAQCAAKDFPVQAGNRTVGTGRFARDAGDYNGFRISPEQDAMTLAFAAAAIETMGLGKQTQTDIISIGLSATDYIGHTYGTEGTESCIQVDRLDQELGAFFDRLDKDGIDYVVVLTADHGGHDLPERHRLNAMPMESRVDMALTPKALSAAVAEKAGLPGRKVIWGDGPAGDLYFDKGLTAAQRARVEAEALKLLRAHPQVETVFTKAEIAATPSPSGPPESWSLIQEARASFDSERSGDLLLLLKPRVMSIPERAVMGAVATHGSPWDTDRRVPILFWRKDMRHFEQPLGVETVDIMPSLAALIGLPVAKGEIDGRCLDLIAGAGDSCAPE; from the coding sequence ATGTTCAAACGCGTCGCCGCCGCCCTGTTGCTCGCCAGCGCCATGCCCGTCATGGCGCAAACGCCCGCCCCCGCCCCCGTTGCCGCGACCGTCGCGCCCGTCGCTGCCCCCAAGCTGATCGTCGCGATCAGCATCGACCAGTTTTCCGCCGACCTTTTCAGCGAATATCGCCAATATTACAGCGCGGGCCTCAAGCGGCTGACACAGGGAGCGGTCTTTCCGCGCGGCTACCAGAGCCATGCCGCGACGGAGACCTGCCCCGGCCATTCGACCATCCTGACCGGCAGCCGCCCGGCGCGCACCGGCATCATCGCCAACAGCTGGTTCGATCTCGGCACGGGCCGTGAGGACAAGGCGATCTACTGCGCCGAGGATGAAAGCGCGCCGGGCAGCAACAGCGACGCTTATGTCGCCTCGCCCGTCCATCTGAAGGTACCGACGCTGGGCGGCCGGATGAAGGCGGCGAACCCCGCCACCCGCGTCGTGTCGGTCGCGGGCAAGGATCGCGCGGCGATCATGATGGGCGGGCCGACCGCCGACCAGGTCTGGTGGCTGGGCGGCGCGCAGGGCTATGTCAGCTACAAGGGCGTCCCCACCCCGCCGCTGGTCGCGAAGGTGAACCAGGTGTTCGCCCAGCGCCTGGCCCAGCCGAATCCCGGCTTCGAACTGCCCGCCCAGTGTGCGGCCAAGGATTTTCCGGTGCAGGCGGGCAATCGCACGGTCGGCACCGGCCGCTTCGCGCGCGACGCGGGCGACTATAACGGCTTTCGCATCTCGCCCGAACAGGATGCGATGACCCTGGCTTTCGCCGCCGCCGCGATCGAGACCATGGGCCTTGGCAAGCAGACCCAGACCGACATCATCTCGATCGGCCTGTCGGCGACCGATTATATCGGCCACACCTATGGCACCGAAGGCACCGAAAGCTGCATCCAGGTCGACCGGCTGGACCAGGAACTGGGCGCCTTCTTCGACCGGCTCGACAAGGATGGCATCGACTATGTGGTGGTGCTGACCGCCGACCATGGCGGCCATGACCTGCCCGAACGCCATCGGCTGAACGCCATGCCGATGGAAAGCCGGGTCGACATGGCGCTGACGCCCAAGGCGCTGTCGGCCGCCGTCGCCGAGAAGGCCGGCCTGCCGGGCCGGAAGGTCATCTGGGGTGACGGGCCGGCGGGCGACCTCTATTTCGACAAGGGGCTGACCGCCGCGCAGCGCGCGCGCGTGGAAGCCGAGGCGCTCAAGCTGCTGCGCGCCCATCCGCAGGTCGAGACGGTGTTCACCAAGGCCGAAATCGCCGCCACCCCCTCTCCCTCCGGCCCGCCCGAAAGCTGGAGCCTGATCCAGGAAGCGCGCGCCAGCTTCGATTCCGAACGGTCCGGCGACCTGCTGCTGCTGCTCAAGCCGCGCGTCATGTCGATCCCCGAACGGGCGGTGATGGGCGCGGTCGCCACCCACGGCTCGCCCTGGGACACAGACCGTCGCGTGCCGATCCTGTTCTGGCGCAAGGACATGCGCCATTTCGAACAGC